Proteins encoded by one window of Paenibacillus sp. DCT19:
- a CDS encoding STM4011 family radical SAM protein, producing the protein MRATLYYRGKLSSCNYDCPYCPFSKTVDSKETLALDEQQLRQFVNWVREQEGTGDQFSIFFNPYGEALVRRWYREAMVELSHMPHVDKIAVQTNLSVKLDWARELNKHKAAFWATYHPRETKESSFVKQCMTLREMSIGFSVGTVGLRSAFPAIQSMREHLPSDVYMWVNAFKDRPKYYTPEEIQFLRQIDPLFEGNLQDYDSLGKRCAAGSNVFYVQGSGHVKRCYKDRRIIGHLYRDGLEALAADRPCSMKKCGCYIGYIHMEDSPFRDIFGTGLLERNPELIHR; encoded by the coding sequence ATGAGAGCCACCTTATATTATCGCGGCAAGCTGTCATCTTGTAACTACGACTGCCCCTATTGTCCGTTCAGTAAAACGGTAGATTCCAAAGAGACGCTGGCGCTGGACGAACAGCAACTACGTCAATTTGTAAACTGGGTGAGAGAACAGGAGGGTACAGGAGACCAATTTTCCATTTTCTTTAATCCGTATGGAGAAGCATTGGTTCGGCGTTGGTACCGTGAAGCGATGGTAGAGCTATCCCATATGCCTCATGTAGATAAAATTGCTGTGCAGACCAATCTATCTGTCAAACTGGATTGGGCTCGAGAACTTAACAAGCACAAAGCGGCATTCTGGGCAACATATCATCCGCGTGAAACGAAAGAGTCTTCCTTTGTGAAACAGTGTATGACTTTGCGAGAAATGAGCATTGGATTCAGTGTAGGCACGGTGGGATTACGTAGCGCCTTCCCTGCTATTCAATCGATGAGGGAGCATCTACCGAGCGATGTGTATATGTGGGTCAATGCCTTCAAGGATCGCCCCAAGTATTACACCCCAGAGGAAATTCAGTTTTTGCGGCAGATTGACCCGCTTTTTGAAGGTAATCTGCAGGATTATGACAGCTTGGGCAAGCGTTGTGCGGCTGGTTCTAATGTGTTTTATGTGCAAGGGTCAGGACATGTAAAGAGATGTTACAAAGATCGCCGGATCATTGGACATTTGTATCGCGATGGTTTAGAAGCTTTGGCGGCAGACCGTCCTTGTAGCATGAAGAAATGTGGTTGTTATATTGGCTACATTCATATGGAAGATTCACCGTTTAGAGACATTTTCGGCACCGGACTTCTTGAGCGAAATCCAGAGTTGATCCACCGTTAA
- a CDS encoding STM4012 family radical SAM protein → MTTGHSVKSGSSNTATSLREVLTSPYRSYLYSYPHKTAYRELDPPMPLAPLWERENTDTYFLYMHIPFCAARCGFCNLFTLPDRRDDTHERYVDALERQAKQWAPITSRRPYSRFAIGGGTPTLLNEVQLNRLFDIAENVMGLNPQQASISVETSPDTVTDAKLAIMKGRSVDRVSMGIQSFIEAEASAIYRPQKPQEVERALEKLTKYDFPLLNLDLIYGLPGQTVESWLYSLERVLAYEPGEIFIYPLYTRENTIVKPDDIERQGPDIRMELYRAARETLKNRGYVQYSMRRFAKEQSSTGAKVLLPYSCQEEGMVGLGCGARSYTSEVHYASKYGVSYKATQSIIADYVATERYDVADYGIVLSHEEQKRRFILKALLHREGLALQDYDQRFGTNVMSDYSWLGELLTEGMAELKTEMGVEFLRLTEEGLGYSDAIGDWLISSEIREQMEGFVFS, encoded by the coding sequence ATGACAACAGGTCATTCCGTAAAGTCCGGGTCGTCCAATACAGCTACAAGTCTTAGAGAAGTCCTTACATCGCCGTATCGTTCGTATTTGTACTCTTATCCTCATAAGACAGCCTATCGTGAGCTAGATCCACCTATGCCACTCGCACCGTTATGGGAACGTGAGAATACAGATACTTATTTTTTGTATATGCACATCCCGTTTTGTGCAGCACGTTGTGGATTCTGCAACCTGTTTACATTACCAGATCGGAGAGATGATACGCATGAGCGCTATGTGGATGCCTTGGAGCGTCAAGCGAAACAATGGGCACCAATCACTTCGCGTAGACCCTATTCGCGTTTTGCTATCGGTGGAGGAACACCTACGTTATTAAACGAAGTACAGTTAAATCGACTGTTTGATATTGCGGAAAATGTGATGGGTCTTAACCCACAACAAGCCTCCATCTCAGTAGAGACATCTCCCGATACGGTAACAGATGCCAAGCTTGCCATTATGAAGGGGCGAAGTGTCGATCGTGTGAGTATGGGTATCCAGAGCTTCATTGAAGCAGAGGCTTCAGCGATCTATCGCCCGCAGAAACCGCAGGAAGTGGAGCGAGCTCTCGAAAAGCTAACAAAATATGATTTTCCACTATTGAATCTGGATCTAATCTATGGTCTACCTGGACAGACCGTTGAATCATGGCTGTATTCGCTGGAACGTGTCCTTGCATATGAACCGGGTGAGATTTTCATATATCCACTTTATACGCGAGAGAATACGATTGTGAAACCGGATGATATAGAGCGCCAGGGGCCGGACATTCGGATGGAGCTATACAGAGCGGCACGGGAGACCTTGAAGAATCGCGGATATGTGCAGTATTCCATGCGCAGATTTGCCAAGGAGCAATCCTCTACGGGAGCGAAGGTACTTTTACCTTATAGCTGTCAGGAGGAAGGCATGGTTGGACTTGGTTGCGGGGCTCGCTCATATACAAGCGAAGTGCACTATGCTTCGAAGTACGGGGTTAGTTATAAAGCGACGCAGAGCATCATAGCAGATTATGTGGCTACGGAGCGATATGATGTGGCTGACTATGGGATTGTGCTGAGTCATGAGGAGCAGAAGCGGAGATTCATTCTCAAAGCGCTTCTTCACCGAGAGGGCTTAGCGTTACAGGATTATGATCAGCGATTTGGAACAAATGTGATGTCCGATTACAGCTGGCTTGGTGAATTGCTGACCGAAGGAATGGCGGAGCTTAAGACGGAAATGGGTGTGGAATTCTTACGTTTGACAGAAGAAGGGCTAGGGTACTCGGATGCCATTGGAGATTGGTTAATATCATCCGAAATCCGTGAACAAATGGAAGGGTTTGTATTCTCATGA